A stretch of DNA from Tribolium castaneum strain GA2 chromosome 7, icTriCast1.1, whole genome shotgun sequence:
TGGTTGTTCCATTCGCATTGTTAACTTTAaccaacgaattaaattttaacaaagcctTTAATCGGCCCTTAATgtcgaattattttaattctgatttaaattttaacttcgTTTTCTGCGATTTTCCACCATTATTGCACTCGTCCTTGAAGATAAAACCTGTAAATTcacattttcacaaaaaattatacaattttttagatagccaaaaatttcatttattccaGGTTGTGCCCGACTTGGAATCGTTCAAATCGCAACACCTCGCGCCCGCCTCCCCCCTGCCGCTCCCCATCCCGCAATGCTACTACGCGCACTACTCCCCCGGGAGCCCCGAGCCCGAGCCGAGTCCCCCTGAATCCGTCCTCGTCCTGGAGAACATCAAACCTTCCGGTTACAGCAGTGCCGATTTTTCGCGCGGTTTAACCCTCCGTCAGACGACATCGGCCGTCGATGCCATCGCTCGCATCCATGGCCTCTCCCTCGCCCTTAAAATCAAAGAGGGAAAATCGCTCGTGGAACGCTACCCTTTTCTCTTCCAAACGACTCGCGCTTCGGACTCGTACCAACAACTCGTCGAACGCGGTCTCCCCCAACTATCACAATTCCTCGAACGCCGCCCCGGCCAGGAGGGGGTGCTGGCCGCACTGAACGACCTCCGACCCCACACCAAAGACATCATCGAGAATCTGCTCGCGCCCGAAGAACCAATGGCTCTGATCACGCACACGGACTTCTGGTGCAATAATCTCATGTTCCAGGAGGATGAAAATGTGAGCACTTGTGCCATTTTGGATTGGCAGATGGTGACGTATAGTCGGGCAACCAATGATTTGGCTTTGTTGCTCATCAGTTCGGTGCCGGCCGAGCTGAGACGATTACACACGGAGAAGTTGCTCGATGGTTATTGGACGAATTTGACGGAGACTTGTTGTCGGTTCAAGTTGGATGTGGAGAAGGAACTCGGTTATAACCGGAAACAATTGGGTGAGGATTATAAACGGTCGCAACTTTTGGCTTTGCTCCTTTGTATCGGTTCGGTGGATTTGGCTTTGGGAAATGCTCAGATGGAAGAACGGCTTCTTGCACTGCTACAGGACCTTTACGACGAAGGGCTGCTTAATGCCGACGTGGCCAAAAAATAACACGAAATGTGGATGCGATTCAATCGGCTAGTGACTTTGTTCTTGCTTCGAAATGTGTTCCGTGCCAATTTTACGTTCAGTTGTAGAATAACTAAATGATTGTGTATTTTGTAACGATGTGCGATGACTTTTGGTCAATAAAAGAGAAAGAAACTTGATTAAttaccatttttatttttttagttaattagcGTAACTCTTCCAAAGACGTAGGCTTGAATAAACTGTAGGTCACAACgaagcaaatatttttttttactacaatttgttgataattattttagattttatttccgaaACGTGACACACATCCGTACGAGAGTTAATTTAATCCAGTCTGAGTGGTTTTAATCGATGAAAATAAACGAGCAGGAAATGCATAACGATGCAACTATTTCTTAGGTCAAGAATCCACCCCGCACCCCGGGGGAATTACCTGACATGAAGTTGGTGGATCGATAGAAAACGCAGGGTATGTGTAATGCGTCAGTTGCAAAGAAAGAGAGAGAGATAAGACGTGagaaatttactaaatttatGACACTTTTTCCAACACACatccatcaaattatttttggtcgTTACGGAAAAAAAAACcttcttgtttttaattttaaaacattaattaaacataattttctGAACTAGTAAACTTTCGTTGGAAATTTCATTCATCAAGctgattttaattaactgcATATTTCATGTTGGAATTTACACAATTACATGGACATGACACACCAGTTTCAATTATTTACTGGTAACACAATTgacatgaaaaaattaaaacctttaattatgtaattaccACTTTACTAATAAAGCAATAGCGAGAAAAACGAACTTTGACTAATGCATAACTAACAAAACATCAATCAAATAGTAGggttttattgtttgttgGCACGTTTTGTTTGCAAACGATGAAAATTCGTTGGAAgtgtgatttaattaaaatttaacaagaCACTTTCACGCACGTTTACTaactaaactaataaaataaatgtgattaagaaaataaattttaataatgtttctactaagtttgaaataaaaagttttctgTGCAACAACTAATTGTTTAtactgatttatttaaaacaaataaataaataaataaaaataaaataaaataaaaaactgagttggacaattttgatgttttttgtcagtatttcttcaatttattatctaattaaaagttttattgtagAGACTTTGAAAGTAAATTTTACAACACGATACGAACGTAGCGAGTGATAAAACTCTATAGTATTATATTACTTACCGAAGCAATGACACCTCCGACAATGGCAGCATTCCGTTTATGTTTATTGGCAGCTTTGTATCTGGTATACAATTTCCTGCCAACCCAAACCGGAatacctacaaaaaaaaaatcgaaatacgaaaaatagagaaaaacaGTAATTATTTGGACTCACCTATAATCATAGCAGGAACGGTTATACCAGCAACCAACGCTATACCAACGGGAGCACCCACAAGAGTACCCAACTGCCACAAAATCTTCTTTTTCCGGGACCATGGTTTCTTGCCCCAGAACGTACATCCAGAGggactattaaaaaaaagtttaagctattatacagggtgcttttttgagagaataattttcgtcaaaaccgcatctcgctatcgtcttttgttttcgacttataaacaaaagttgacattttactggaatactaaaaaattcatatcttccttattataaaagatacacatttgaaacaaagacattatacaggcacttGTTTTCAAGGAATCTAATAaagttatcagcgatttttttcaacaatgaataacataaagttttattttttaaatgggaatcgtaggcggctgtgatatttttgaaaagcttatttttttctgatttgatatgcctatttgtgtaatacattaattttaaatatttaagaaaaaacaatacattttgctttttctttatagtaggccatgaaaattttttggatttttaattaaaactatgaaaagtgtattacccaacaagtgtttataatttaatgattttttaaaccctaattaattcaaaaacagcataataaatttttattagatcaaatttttgcaattaataaaaattatttgtttttatatttaaaatggcaagcttacgttgtcattctattttccaattttaaacaagaaatgtcggaagaagaaaaatcttattaattgtatgattgcgtatcaataaaattttattttacaaaaaaatgtcaatccaaacaccaaaatcaaattccatctgcggtaaaaaaatacacaacattatcaacgtcacctccattgcactaaatcataaaaaagtggcaTCAAGTGGTAGTGAGAcattgtttgcaattttctgcacattttttatgtaattaaaatctgcgacactcgtatatttgttcaattgaaaataactttaacaaagcttatttttataatttcacgttttttactttaataaccgttcacaaaatttctagattattcacaccttttatgtgaaataatttttccatggccaactactttcaaatattttaaatatattttttatcaaaaatattaaaaatatcaaactgtatttatattgttttgagttcaaaaaaataagcttttcgaaaatatcatagccaactatgataaCTATGATAAACTAACAAGAAATTTGCGTTAATCCAAGAACTGTTTTCGGTTTTCGgtgaaaaagttttattttacagcCTAACCATTACCTGAGATAATGCAGATCGCTAATTTCTTTCATACACAGCCAACAGAATTCTGCACCGCAAACGGCGCACATCATATGATTGCACGAACCATCGTCCATTTTGACGATCAAAACTTGACACCGGGGACAGGGTTTAATGTCGTCTCCTAatccaaaaccaaaaaaaaaatcaaaaaaaattcaaaaattagcGAAAAACTTACGATGTTGTGAATCTTGACTATATGTAATAGAAGACGAGCGAATGTTGGGTGATCTCTGCGCACGCGCCGCATCACAGGTCTGATTGGGGTGCCATTCGGCCTTACAATGATAACAAAAATACGAGTCGCAGCCAGGTCTCAAACACTTCAGTTTCGGACAACTTGCACATTCACTAGCTATCACagcaaaactacaaaaattgttaatagaaattaattaattaattttttcgggGGATTTACCCGCAATCGGGGGCCGGACACCATCTGGCGTCCGGCTCGATCGCTAAAACTCTCCTAACCATAAAATCTTCGTACTTTTCAAACAATGAAACATCATCGATGATACCACGTATCTCTGCAAAAAAAAGTGTCACTACCAGAGTACAGTCATTACGGTAAAGAATGTACCATTTGGATGTA
This window harbors:
- the LOC103314480 gene encoding uncharacterized protein LOC103314480, which encodes MSESEEETSSAADWPVTEEWLQAVLRHHHKHLEDDAAAITVVDFTVKPGCDAGESVLSDILAVAVKYCLKDDPVAHCLSFIIKLLPQDPFSRYFVTEAQFDLREIKFYTQVVPDLESFKSQHLAPASPLPLPIPQCYYAHYSPGSPEPEPSPPESVLVLENIKPSGYSSADFSRGLTLRQTTSAVDAIARIHGLSLALKIKEGKSLVERYPFLFQTTRASDSYQQLVERGLPQLSQFLERRPGQEGVLAALNDLRPHTKDIIENLLAPEEPMALITHTDFWCNNLMFQEDENVSTCAILDWQMVTYSRATNDLALLLISSVPAELRRLHTEKLLDGYWTNLTETCCRFKLDVEKELGYNRKQLGEDYKRSQLLALLLCIGSVDLALGNAQMEERLLALLQDLYDEGLLNADVAKK